The following proteins are co-located in the Nocardia bhagyanarayanae genome:
- a CDS encoding DUF5361 domain-containing protein, with protein MANPFGGRPGGILSLDALLEEHTEAIEYDLITIGLRLRMLGTDDLSWRDLKALIKQAPADSALARSVYGEDHQWQLGQHLLADMADSLRWLVWSKTKAAQDGRDRPEPIPRPGVTRGVERIGTAASIEAMNDFLTWDDQRPSP; from the coding sequence GTGGCGAATCCATTCGGGGGTCGGCCTGGGGGAATCCTGAGCCTCGATGCTCTTCTCGAAGAGCATACCGAGGCTATCGAGTACGACCTGATCACCATCGGCCTCCGGCTGCGCATGCTCGGTACGGATGACCTCAGCTGGCGTGATCTGAAAGCGCTGATCAAGCAGGCGCCCGCGGATTCCGCGCTGGCGCGTTCGGTCTACGGCGAGGACCACCAGTGGCAGCTCGGCCAGCATCTGCTGGCCGATATGGCGGACTCTTTGCGATGGCTGGTGTGGTCGAAGACCAAGGCGGCGCAGGATGGTCGGGACCGTCCCGAGCCGATTCCACGGCCGGGCGTCACACGCGGCGTCGAACGGATCGGGACAGCCGCCAGCATCGAAGCGATGAACGACTTCCTGACCTGGGACGATCAGCGCCCGTCGCCGTGA
- a CDS encoding acyl-CoA dehydrogenase, which produces MGHYKSNVRDLEFNLFEVLGLGTLLDAGAYGDLDSDTVKEMLNEVRRLAEGPLAESFVEGDRNPPVFDPETHTVTLPEAFKKSYRALEEGEWMKVGVREELGGLGAPSSVVWALSEMILGANPPAQMYGAGPGFAQVFYNNGTDEQKKWAQIIAERNWGATMVLTEPDAGSDVGAGRTKAIKQEDGSWHIEGVKRFITSGDSDDLFENIMHLVLARPEGAGPGTKGLSLFYVPKYHFDFETQTLGDRNGVFVTNVEHKMGIKVSATCEVTFGGHGIPAKGWLVGEVHNGIAQMFDVIENARMMVGTKAIATLSTGYLNALAYAKERVQGADLTQMTDKTAPRVTITHHPDVRRSLALQKAYAEGLRAVYLYTAAHQNADVANLVSGADEDVAFRVNDLLLPIVKGVGSERAYQYLTESLQTFGGSGFLQDYPVEQYIRDAKIDSLYEGTTAIQAQDFFFRKIARDRGVALAHVAGQVQKFIESEAGNGRLKGERKLLATALEDVQAMAATLTGHLMGAQEQPSELYKVGLGSVRFLLAVGDLLIGWQLLRQAEVAIAALDAGATGSDVAFYNGKIGVAQFFARNVLPELTATRAILANLDNDIMELDEAAF; this is translated from the coding sequence ATGGGTCACTACAAGAGCAACGTCCGCGACCTTGAGTTCAACCTCTTCGAGGTCCTCGGACTGGGCACCCTCCTCGACGCGGGCGCCTACGGCGACCTGGACAGCGACACCGTCAAGGAGATGCTCAACGAGGTGCGTCGCCTGGCCGAGGGCCCGCTGGCCGAGTCCTTCGTCGAGGGCGACCGCAACCCGCCGGTCTTCGATCCCGAGACTCACACCGTCACCCTGCCGGAAGCGTTCAAGAAGTCCTACCGCGCCCTCGAAGAGGGTGAGTGGATGAAGGTCGGCGTCCGCGAGGAGCTCGGCGGCCTCGGCGCTCCGTCCAGCGTGGTCTGGGCACTGAGCGAGATGATCCTCGGCGCCAACCCGCCCGCTCAGATGTACGGCGCCGGCCCCGGCTTCGCGCAGGTGTTCTACAACAACGGCACCGACGAGCAGAAGAAGTGGGCTCAGATCATCGCCGAGCGCAACTGGGGCGCCACCATGGTGCTGACCGAGCCGGACGCCGGTTCGGACGTCGGCGCCGGTCGCACCAAGGCGATCAAGCAGGAGGACGGCTCCTGGCACATCGAGGGCGTCAAGCGCTTCATCACCTCGGGTGACTCCGACGACCTGTTCGAGAACATCATGCACCTGGTGCTGGCTCGCCCCGAGGGCGCGGGCCCGGGCACCAAGGGTCTGTCGCTGTTCTACGTGCCGAAGTACCACTTCGACTTCGAGACCCAGACCCTGGGCGACCGCAACGGCGTGTTCGTCACCAACGTCGAGCACAAGATGGGCATCAAGGTCTCGGCCACCTGTGAGGTGACCTTCGGCGGCCACGGCATCCCCGCCAAGGGCTGGCTGGTCGGCGAGGTGCACAACGGCATCGCGCAGATGTTCGACGTCATCGAGAACGCCCGCATGATGGTCGGCACCAAGGCCATCGCGACCCTGTCGACCGGTTACCTGAACGCCCTGGCCTACGCCAAGGAGCGCGTGCAGGGTGCGGACCTCACCCAGATGACCGACAAGACCGCGCCGCGCGTCACCATCACCCACCACCCGGACGTGCGTCGTTCGCTGGCCCTGCAGAAGGCTTACGCCGAGGGCCTGCGCGCCGTGTACCTCTACACCGCCGCGCACCAGAACGCCGACGTGGCGAACCTGGTCTCCGGCGCCGACGAGGACGTGGCCTTCCGGGTCAACGACCTGCTGCTGCCGATCGTCAAGGGCGTCGGTTCCGAGCGGGCCTACCAGTACCTGACCGAGTCGCTGCAGACCTTCGGCGGTTCCGGCTTCCTCCAGGACTACCCGGTCGAGCAGTACATCCGCGACGCCAAGATCGACTCGCTCTACGAGGGCACCACCGCGATCCAGGCGCAGGACTTCTTCTTCCGCAAGATCGCTCGCGATCGCGGTGTGGCCCTGGCCCACGTTGCCGGCCAGGTTCAGAAGTTCATCGAGTCGGAGGCGGGCAACGGTCGCCTGAAGGGCGAGCGCAAGCTGCTGGCCACCGCGCTCGAGGATGTCCAGGCCATGGCCGCCACCCTGACCGGCCACCTGATGGGCGCTCAGGAGCAGCCGTCCGAGCTGTACAAGGTCGGCCTTGGTTCGGTGCGCTTCCTGCTCGCCGTCGGTGACCTGCTCATCGGTTGGCAGCTGCTGCGCCAGGCCGAGGTCGCCATCGCGGCCCTCGACGCCGGTGCCACCGGCTCGGATGTGGCGTTCTACAACGGCAAGATCGGTGTGGCGCAGTTCTTCGCCCGCAACGTCCTGCCCGAGCTGACCGCCACCCGCGCGATCCTCGCCAACCTGGACAACGACATCATGGAGCTCGACGAAGCCGCCTTCTGA
- a CDS encoding erythromycin esterase family protein yields MTSASSIVSAELAAWLRTAARPVADTEPGFVGPDLDELVESLGSATIVGLGESTRFSRQTYGVRERLFRALVERHGFRALAIQDSARSGERLDEYVRTGAGDPEAALAGAWRPLRTVEMVETLTWIRLFNQQHPDDPIRVLGVEPPGAEPSDYDAVLDYLRRVAPDRLERAESHLSPIRTAHQIDEHVQRHQGIHPGRPFAEHARDALALLDGLPDSDEHRTARAHARLIVDFHEHSVAGQGGFARDERPSAERVIEWQRETGAKIAYWDGIAHVSAQALGVGSAAGEFRGTGAHLRDHFGTDYVAVAIGFHHGDLGMAQAPRPRPELVDALLGEVDLPAFAVDLRTAATESVDAWRHAPAELRTISGIYDPAKDAEAHISVPSLAGAFDVLVHIRETSPVQWLPTFSG; encoded by the coding sequence GTGACTTCTGCATCCAGCATCGTCTCCGCCGAACTGGCGGCCTGGCTGCGCACCGCCGCGCGTCCCGTGGCGGACACCGAGCCGGGCTTCGTCGGGCCGGATCTCGACGAACTCGTCGAATCCCTCGGCTCGGCGACGATCGTCGGGCTCGGCGAGTCGACCAGGTTCTCCCGGCAGACCTACGGCGTGCGGGAGCGGCTCTTCCGCGCGCTCGTCGAACGGCACGGGTTCCGCGCGTTGGCGATCCAGGACAGCGCGCGTTCCGGCGAGCGCCTCGACGAGTACGTCCGCACCGGGGCGGGCGATCCGGAAGCCGCGCTGGCCGGGGCGTGGCGGCCGCTGCGGACGGTCGAGATGGTCGAAACGCTGACCTGGATCAGGCTGTTCAATCAGCAGCACCCGGACGACCCGATCCGCGTTCTCGGCGTCGAACCGCCGGGCGCCGAACCCTCCGACTACGACGCGGTGCTGGACTACCTGCGCCGGGTCGCGCCGGATCGGCTGGAACGCGCCGAATCCCATCTGAGCCCCATCCGCACCGCGCATCAGATCGACGAGCACGTCCAGCGCCACCAAGGCATTCATCCCGGGCGCCCGTTCGCCGAACACGCCCGCGACGCGCTCGCCCTGCTCGACGGACTGCCCGACAGCGATGAGCACCGCACGGCCCGCGCACACGCGCGACTGATCGTCGATTTCCACGAGCACAGCGTGGCCGGACAGGGCGGCTTCGCCCGCGACGAGCGGCCGTCGGCCGAGCGCGTCATCGAATGGCAGCGCGAGACCGGCGCGAAGATCGCGTATTGGGACGGGATTGCCCACGTCAGCGCGCAGGCGCTCGGCGTCGGCTCGGCCGCGGGCGAGTTCCGCGGGACGGGCGCTCACCTGCGCGATCACTTCGGCACGGACTATGTCGCCGTCGCCATCGGATTCCACCACGGCGATCTCGGAATGGCTCAGGCGCCGCGGCCCCGGCCGGAGCTGGTGGACGCGCTGCTCGGCGAAGTGGACCTGCCCGCGTTCGCCGTCGACTTGCGCACGGCGGCAACGGAATCGGTGGACGCGTGGCGCCACGCCCCGGCCGAGCTGCGCACGATCAGCGGAATCTACGACCCGGCGAAGGACGCCGAGGCGCACATCAGCGTGCCGTCGCTGGCGGGCGCGTTCGACGTGCTCGTGCATATCCGCGAGACGTCCCCCGTGCAGTGGTTGCCGACGTTCTCCGGCTGA
- a CDS encoding DUF4185 domain-containing protein, producing the protein MNKTARILLSTLAGGTALLLTATTPATANPNAINPIPVLNGTTGLPNLAGRSRAVFQVTGMASPNNTQTYNVLGTDLGIMWDNGHGEMLTAFGDTAGLGFPNLLAGSMWAWRSNILVRSNTKDPSNGIYFDSAVRDVFGQARDLVPSPKIPFIEISRIPTAGIAVDGVQYMSMMSVKTWDNVGEWTTNYSGLAASADNGETWADLGHTRRPNEGGNANFQMNAFLKSGGYVYEYGTPSGRDNAAYVARVREHDIQNLGEYEYWDGEGWRKNDVNAAAPIMWGVGELSVMWNDYLGQYISLTTDPFNSVVMRRASSPAGPWSDPEVLIDTRELPSAYAPSIFPYQTGRDLYFMTTVHSQYNVVLMRTTL; encoded by the coding sequence TTGAACAAGACCGCAAGAATCCTGCTTTCGACTCTGGCGGGTGGCACGGCCTTGCTTCTCACGGCAACTACCCCCGCCACGGCAAACCCGAACGCGATCAACCCGATTCCCGTGCTCAACGGCACCACCGGTCTGCCGAATCTGGCCGGTCGCAGCCGAGCGGTGTTCCAGGTGACCGGCATGGCGAGCCCCAACAACACGCAGACCTACAACGTGCTCGGCACCGATCTGGGCATCATGTGGGACAACGGCCACGGCGAGATGCTGACCGCGTTCGGTGACACCGCAGGACTCGGCTTCCCCAACCTGCTCGCGGGCAGCATGTGGGCATGGCGCAGCAACATCCTGGTGCGCAGCAACACCAAGGACCCCTCCAACGGCATCTATTTCGACAGCGCGGTGCGCGATGTCTTCGGCCAAGCGCGCGATCTCGTTCCGAGCCCGAAGATTCCGTTCATCGAGATCAGCCGCATTCCGACCGCGGGCATCGCGGTCGACGGCGTCCAGTACATGAGCATGATGTCGGTGAAGACCTGGGACAACGTCGGCGAGTGGACCACCAACTACTCGGGCCTCGCCGCCTCCGCCGACAACGGTGAGACCTGGGCGGATCTCGGGCACACCCGCCGTCCGAACGAGGGCGGCAACGCCAACTTCCAGATGAACGCCTTCTTGAAGAGCGGCGGATACGTCTACGAGTACGGCACCCCTTCCGGACGCGACAACGCGGCGTACGTCGCGCGGGTGCGCGAGCACGACATCCAGAACCTCGGCGAGTACGAGTATTGGGACGGCGAAGGCTGGCGCAAGAACGACGTCAACGCGGCGGCGCCGATCATGTGGGGCGTCGGCGAACTGTCGGTCATGTGGAACGACTATCTCGGCCAATACATCTCGCTGACCACCGACCCGTTCAACTCGGTCGTGATGCGGCGGGCCTCCTCGCCCGCGGGGCCGTGGAGCGACCCTGAGGTCTTGATCGACACCAGGGAACTGCCGTCGGCCTACGCGCCGTCGATCTTCCCGTATCAGACCGGGCGCGATCTGTACTTCATGACGACGGTGCACAGTCAGTACAACGTGGTGTTGATGCGTACCACGTTGTAA
- a CDS encoding class I SAM-dependent methyltransferase → MDAADWDARYAQSELVWGAPPNSTVVEHVYGLERRVPPRPDTVDGESLPRALDLACGEGRNAVWLATHGWEVHAVDYSQVGIDKGRTVATRLSRSVRGRITWQCADVTDLDAAGITGPYELVLIVFLHLPADQRRAVLRRAAELLTPAGTLLVLGHDTLNLTEGFGGPPDPSILFTPDDIVADLASTSDLEIRTAERVLRPTEHRDAIDALVIATKPAPEPAEPETTA, encoded by the coding sequence ATGGATGCGGCCGATTGGGACGCGCGGTACGCGCAGAGTGAATTGGTCTGGGGCGCACCACCGAACAGCACCGTGGTGGAGCACGTCTACGGGCTGGAACGGCGCGTGCCGCCGCGGCCCGACACCGTCGACGGCGAGTCCCTGCCGCGCGCGCTGGACCTGGCGTGCGGCGAAGGGCGCAACGCGGTCTGGCTCGCCACCCACGGCTGGGAGGTGCACGCGGTCGACTATTCGCAGGTCGGCATCGACAAGGGGCGTACCGTGGCCACGCGGTTGTCCCGGTCGGTGCGGGGCCGCATCACCTGGCAGTGCGCCGACGTCACCGATCTCGACGCCGCCGGGATCACCGGCCCGTACGAGCTGGTGCTGATCGTCTTCCTGCACCTGCCCGCCGACCAGCGCCGCGCGGTACTGCGCCGCGCCGCCGAACTGCTCACCCCGGCGGGCACGCTGCTCGTCCTCGGCCACGACACCCTCAACCTGACGGAAGGCTTCGGCGGACCGCCGGACCCCTCGATCCTCTTCACGCCCGACGACATCGTCGCCGACCTCGCTTCGACCTCCGACCTGGAGATCCGCACCGCCGAACGGGTGCTGCGACCGACCGAGCACAGGGACGCCATCGACGCGCTGGTCATCGCGACCAAGCCCGCACCGGAACCCGCCGAGCCCGAGACGACTGCCTGA
- a CDS encoding alpha/beta family hydrolase, whose amino-acid sequence MQIETSAGPAEIELDRPRKPAFLLLLTHGSGGGVEAKDLMVVRDSALELGGAVARVVQPYRVAGRRAPGSAVKQDDAWLEIVAALRKKVRGVPVIQGGRSNGARVACRTAIAARARGVLALSFPLHPPGKPEKSRREELLAPGDIEVVVINGANDPFGVPDSADAAEVRVIPGQPHSFRAGFDTIAATVQPWLRRWSE is encoded by the coding sequence GTGCAGATCGAGACGAGCGCGGGTCCCGCGGAGATCGAGCTCGACCGGCCGCGCAAGCCCGCCTTCCTGCTGCTGCTCACCCACGGCTCCGGCGGCGGGGTGGAGGCGAAAGATCTTATGGTGGTGCGCGATTCGGCGCTCGAGCTGGGTGGCGCGGTGGCCAGAGTGGTGCAGCCCTACCGCGTCGCTGGGCGGCGCGCACCGGGCTCGGCGGTCAAGCAGGACGACGCTTGGCTGGAGATCGTGGCCGCGCTGCGCAAGAAAGTGCGCGGGGTTCCCGTGATCCAGGGTGGACGCAGCAACGGGGCCAGGGTCGCCTGTCGTACGGCGATCGCGGCGCGTGCTCGTGGCGTGCTCGCGCTCTCGTTTCCGCTGCATCCGCCGGGGAAGCCGGAGAAATCGCGGCGCGAGGAACTGCTCGCGCCGGGGGACATCGAGGTTGTTGTGATCAATGGGGCCAACGACCCCTTCGGCGTGCCCGATTCCGCCGACGCGGCCGAGGTGCGGGTGATCCCGGGGCAGCCGCATTCGTTCCGTGCGGGGTTCGACACCATCGCCGCGACCGTGCAGCCATGGTTGCGCCGCTGGTCGGAGTAG
- a CDS encoding phage tail protein — translation MTHQLLDTHDTKVVVWDINGRVWHLAGVNSGREGVRLTKQAGFMFAPVQLLVSEGARQDGATFLRSVRSKKEWDFLVLISGTAKSAAMDPVRDFHAVHDAWFRGWSTDKPVTVGYFTRHQGWRFQQAQLDAAPEFVGDVDPARSALAAYKMSAVALDPLERHFEETSVWTNASGFGEGTVRARNAADQPAWPRYTMNGPGRWSILDPVGGDLLRLVQTPVLKVDETLRIDTHPRHRTARVYTTGTSQFRNVWPRLAGRRWMASLPPWSSSDITVKVEGGNTSSSLIVAVTPRSSRPF, via the coding sequence ATGACCCACCAGCTCTTGGATACGCACGACACGAAAGTCGTCGTGTGGGACATCAACGGGAGGGTCTGGCATCTGGCAGGTGTCAATTCGGGTCGCGAGGGGGTGCGGCTGACGAAACAGGCCGGATTCATGTTCGCACCGGTGCAGCTGCTGGTGTCGGAGGGTGCGAGGCAGGATGGCGCGACGTTCTTGCGGTCGGTGCGATCGAAGAAGGAATGGGATTTCCTGGTGCTCATCTCCGGGACGGCGAAAAGCGCCGCGATGGACCCGGTTCGGGATTTCCACGCGGTGCATGACGCCTGGTTCCGTGGGTGGTCCACCGACAAGCCGGTGACCGTTGGATATTTCACTCGCCATCAAGGCTGGCGGTTCCAGCAAGCACAGCTCGATGCGGCGCCGGAATTCGTGGGTGACGTCGATCCGGCTCGCAGTGCCCTCGCGGCGTACAAGATGTCGGCGGTTGCCCTGGATCCGCTCGAACGGCACTTCGAGGAGACCTCGGTGTGGACCAACGCTTCCGGCTTCGGCGAAGGCACGGTCCGTGCCCGCAATGCCGCCGACCAGCCCGCCTGGCCGCGCTACACGATGAACGGCCCAGGCCGTTGGTCGATTCTGGATCCGGTCGGCGGTGACCTGCTGCGCCTGGTCCAGACGCCGGTATTGAAGGTCGACGAGACACTGCGCATCGATACGCATCCACGCCATCGCACGGCTCGGGTGTACACGACCGGTACTTCGCAGTTCCGCAATGTGTGGCCGCGACTCGCGGGCCGTCGGTGGATGGCTTCGTTGCCGCCGTGGAGTTCCAGCGATATCACCGTGAAGGTGGAGGGCGGAAATACGAGCTCGAGTCTGATCGTCGCCGTGACTCCCCGATCCTCGAGGCCCTTCTGA
- a CDS encoding DUF4185 domain-containing protein codes for MKRSLSAFARAGAVAAACTVVLAGPAVADPNNINPIPVLNGWRGLPQLPGPTKAVFQMTGMDSPNRTQNVNVIGTDLGIMWDDGSGRMITAFGDSAGLGIPNLLAGSMWAWSSNVLFRSTTKDPSGGIIFDSVVPNPLPSPKIPGIEISLIPTAGISVGGVQYMSLMSVREWGDHGKWHTNFATLAVSGDGGQTWAPLPNTRRANVDGHERFQQNAFLKHDGYVYRYGTAAGRNNPGFVSRTREAAIADIDSYEYWDGGAWKPQDAKTSAPIVEGVAELSVMWNEHLGQFVMLTTDPTNSVVMRTASAPEGPWSAPRVLVEAASLPTAYAPMIFPYQTGSDLYFLLTVHTQYNVVLMKTPL; via the coding sequence ATGAAACGATCGCTGTCCGCTTTCGCCAGAGCCGGGGCCGTCGCCGCGGCCTGCACGGTGGTGCTGGCGGGTCCCGCCGTCGCGGACCCGAACAACATCAACCCGATCCCGGTGCTCAACGGCTGGCGCGGACTACCGCAGCTGCCGGGGCCGACCAAGGCCGTCTTCCAGATGACCGGCATGGACAGCCCGAACCGGACGCAGAACGTCAACGTCATCGGCACCGATCTCGGCATCATGTGGGACGACGGCAGCGGCCGGATGATCACCGCCTTCGGCGACAGCGCCGGGCTCGGCATTCCGAACCTGCTCGCGGGCAGCATGTGGGCGTGGAGCTCGAACGTGCTGTTCCGCAGCACGACCAAGGATCCGTCCGGCGGCATCATTTTCGACAGCGTCGTGCCGAATCCGCTGCCGAGCCCCAAGATTCCCGGCATCGAGATCAGTCTCATTCCGACCGCGGGCATCTCGGTGGGCGGCGTGCAGTACATGAGCCTGATGTCGGTGCGAGAGTGGGGCGATCACGGCAAGTGGCACACCAACTTCGCCACCCTCGCGGTCTCCGGTGACGGCGGCCAGACCTGGGCCCCGCTGCCCAACACCCGCCGCGCGAACGTGGACGGGCACGAGCGCTTCCAGCAGAACGCCTTCCTGAAGCACGACGGCTACGTCTACCGCTACGGCACCGCCGCTGGCCGCAACAATCCCGGGTTCGTCTCGCGGACAAGGGAAGCCGCCATCGCCGACATCGACTCCTACGAGTACTGGGACGGCGGCGCGTGGAAGCCGCAGGACGCCAAGACCTCCGCGCCGATCGTGGAAGGCGTCGCCGAGCTCTCGGTGATGTGGAACGAGCACCTCGGTCAGTTCGTCATGCTGACGACCGATCCGACGAATTCCGTTGTCATGCGGACGGCTTCGGCGCCGGAGGGACCGTGGAGTGCGCCGCGGGTGCTGGTCGAGGCGGCGTCGCTGCCGACGGCGTACGCGCCGATGATCTTCCCGTATCAGACCGGGTCGGATCTGTACTTCCTGCTGACGGTGCACACGCAGTACAACGTCGTGTTGATGAAGACGCCGCTGTAG
- a CDS encoding N-acetylmuramoyl-L-alanine amidase, with the protein MSWTGDPVWLADVLRAEGLRVVEFPGWRERGHGDFGEIWGIIAHHTGGSHTPSSEIAYGFAHLAGPLSQLHLDRDGTVTVVAAGVSWHAGRGRWPGLPEDDANFHTIGIEAVNNGTEGWSREQYDAYVGCCAAILRRIGHGADRVIGHKEWAGTKQGKWDPGGMDMDRFRADIAERLKGGVLMALSDVEQRELLDKLRRVHFELTYGFQSRVADSEYRDTVAGYVLNSDAADYRNEQRLKAVELKIDRLLDAMEGRI; encoded by the coding sequence ATGTCGTGGACAGGGGATCCGGTATGGCTCGCCGACGTTCTCCGGGCGGAGGGCCTGCGCGTCGTCGAGTTTCCCGGCTGGCGCGAGCGCGGGCACGGGGATTTCGGTGAGATCTGGGGGATCATCGCCCATCACACGGGGGGATCGCACACGCCGTCGTCCGAAATTGCCTATGGATTCGCGCATTTGGCGGGGCCGTTGTCGCAGTTGCATCTCGACAGGGACGGCACCGTGACGGTTGTCGCCGCAGGTGTGTCGTGGCACGCGGGGCGTGGTCGGTGGCCGGGGCTGCCCGAGGACGACGCGAATTTCCACACCATCGGTATCGAAGCCGTGAACAACGGCACCGAGGGGTGGTCGCGCGAGCAATACGACGCGTACGTGGGGTGCTGCGCGGCGATCCTGCGCAGGATCGGCCACGGGGCCGATCGGGTGATCGGCCACAAGGAATGGGCCGGAACCAAGCAGGGCAAGTGGGATCCCGGCGGCATGGATATGGACCGATTCCGCGCCGATATCGCGGAACGATTGAAAGGCGGTGTGCTGATGGCACTTTCCGATGTGGAGCAGCGCGAACTCCTCGACAAGCTGCGCAGAGTGCATTTCGAGCTCACGTACGGGTTCCAGTCTCGGGTGGCGGATTCCGAGTACCGGGACACGGTGGCCGGCTATGTGCTCAATTCCGACGCCGCCGACTACCGCAACGAGCAGCGGTTGAAGGCGGTCGAGCTCAAGATCGATCGCCTGCTCGACGCCATGGAAGGAAGGATCTGA
- a CDS encoding phage tail protein → MSAPTWDPHDESRRMDQVHRADQEYARNPDVLVRYWDKDLREVGEEHSYLSLQFSYPRNAAGGLKMTCPRDMVHFDHLFNNEDGEDATIPITVNTRGFRWDGYITKASIVRDEYGVETVDIEAIHCWNHVATICCWAAPFAPILAQFPRHMIQFGPVRTLITTYLTANLMRLQGSDSLFPIAVVPVNPMTDTSRWSAASARFDMADKLFAPMLEDSGVMLTARFFLPGEDEQPAPEWFYLDRPTVVLDTVDKSGVTGATGTLLDGIRSWIEEFADDGTTPVRYPNFNSTTEYEAVYGETGPLGTVKNFPWVWYFEGEYSGIGPSEVALHKPTATDIIIGGRSPGWVNAGIEIAIKGLLSLIGLDWLYRGQLNDVFLAWMVYRDKERVRRAGPYAFRELYITGSDKAFTLDGLVAARQGLHLTRGYTSKRVSVEDNAPYLLGRDFGLGDQIGFALGEHIFTDFVTELTFTDDRESSARWQIVVGDGADEEDSIVKAWQRLGRVAAAVKDLATDVGADLDLLIF, encoded by the coding sequence ATGAGCGCGCCGACGTGGGATCCGCACGACGAATCCAGGCGGATGGACCAGGTCCACCGGGCCGATCAAGAGTACGCCCGCAATCCCGATGTGCTCGTGCGATATTGGGACAAGGATCTTCGGGAAGTAGGCGAGGAGCACAGCTACCTGTCGCTGCAATTCAGCTACCCGCGCAACGCTGCCGGTGGCCTGAAGATGACCTGCCCGCGCGACATGGTGCATTTCGATCACCTCTTCAACAACGAAGACGGTGAGGATGCGACCATCCCGATCACCGTGAACACCAGAGGTTTCCGGTGGGACGGCTATATCACCAAAGCGTCGATCGTGCGCGACGAGTACGGTGTGGAGACGGTCGATATCGAGGCGATCCACTGCTGGAACCACGTCGCGACGATCTGCTGCTGGGCCGCGCCATTCGCGCCGATCCTGGCCCAGTTCCCGCGGCACATGATCCAGTTCGGCCCGGTCCGTACATTGATCACGACCTATCTGACGGCCAATCTGATGCGCTTGCAGGGCAGCGACTCGCTCTTTCCGATCGCGGTCGTTCCGGTGAACCCGATGACGGACACCAGCCGCTGGAGCGCCGCATCGGCACGGTTCGACATGGCGGACAAGCTGTTCGCGCCGATGCTCGAGGATTCCGGTGTCATGCTCACCGCACGATTCTTCCTTCCTGGTGAGGACGAACAGCCTGCGCCGGAATGGTTTTATCTGGACAGGCCGACGGTGGTGCTCGACACTGTCGACAAGTCGGGCGTCACCGGGGCGACCGGCACGCTGCTCGACGGAATTCGCTCGTGGATCGAGGAATTCGCGGACGACGGCACCACTCCGGTGCGGTACCCGAACTTCAACTCGACCACCGAATACGAGGCGGTATACGGGGAGACGGGCCCGTTGGGCACCGTCAAGAACTTTCCCTGGGTGTGGTACTTCGAAGGCGAGTATTCGGGAATCGGTCCCTCCGAGGTCGCCCTGCACAAGCCGACCGCCACCGACATCATCATCGGTGGGCGGTCACCCGGCTGGGTGAACGCGGGCATCGAAATCGCGATCAAGGGTCTGTTGTCGCTCATCGGGCTGGACTGGCTGTATCGCGGCCAGCTCAACGACGTGTTCCTGGCTTGGATGGTTTATCGAGACAAGGAGCGGGTGAGACGCGCGGGCCCCTATGCGTTCCGGGAGTTGTACATCACGGGGAGCGACAAGGCGTTCACGCTCGACGGACTGGTCGCAGCCCGTCAGGGACTGCACTTGACCAGGGGTTACACCAGCAAGCGAGTCTCCGTGGAAGACAACGCGCCGTATCTGCTCGGCCGGGATTTCGGTCTCGGCGACCAGATCGGTTTCGCGCTCGGTGAGCACATCTTCACAGATTTCGTGACCGAGCTGACCTTCACCGACGACCGCGAGAGCTCGGCCCGATGGCAGATCGTCGTCGGCGACGGCGCCGACGAAGAGGATTCGATCGTCAAGGCGTGGCAGCGGCTGGGCCGGGTCGCGGCCGCGGTCAAGGACCTGGCGACCGACGTCGGCGCAGACCTCGATCTGCTCATCTTCTGA